A region from the Equus asinus isolate D_3611 breed Donkey chromosome 3, EquAss-T2T_v2, whole genome shotgun sequence genome encodes:
- the LOC123284412 gene encoding ral guanine nucleotide dissociation stimulator-like, translating to MAAELFKTLVPAHCLGSIWSERDNREREYLAPTVRDTVTQDNTVANSILITCLGDLSMIAQDRARVVELWVWVAEGELSKF from the exons atggctgcg gagctgttcaagacactggtgcccgcccactgccttggctccatctggtccgagcGAGACAACAGGGAACGCgagtacctggcacccaccgtcCGTGACACTGTGACGCAagacaacaccgtggccaattcCATCCTcatcacctgccttggggacctgAGCATGATagcacaggacagggccagggtagTGGAGCTCTGGGTCTGGGTGGCTGAG ggagagttgTCGAAATTTTAA